The DNA sequence TTATTGGTCTGAATCCCCATAAAATGCCTTATTTAATACTTTATCCACTTCACTGACCGCAAAGTCTCATCCTCTATTTCGGAGAGATGGACATACAATTGGTTCTTATTCAGCAGTTCCGCTAACAGTTGTTTCTGTTTCTCAGCGTCGTTGATGGCGATAAACTGTTCTTCTGCCTCCTCCGGTTTTTGAGGTTTGACATACCAATTCAGAACGGAATTTTTTGACATATCGTGATAGATGCCCAAAAGTTCTTCACTTGACCTTGCTGATTGGATGCGCTCCATGAAAACTTTGTTGTAAGGCATCAATTCACAATAAACAAAATCACCTCCACCTTGCCATTTAACAGATTTGGAGATGCCGCTTGGCTCACCAGCAACCACTTTTGTTAAGCGTTCTATTGTGATAGTTTTCACGTAATCCATCTGTTCAATGCCTATGTATTGCCTGCCCATCTTATGAGCAACTGCGGCGGCTGTACCGCTCCCAACGTGAAAATCCATAATCAGATCGCCTTCAACTGTGCCAAAACTAAGTATTTTTTTTAGCAACACTTCGGGTTTTT is a window from the Candidatus Poribacteria bacterium genome containing:
- a CDS encoding site-specific DNA-methyltransferase, giving the protein MNRRILSFLSEILIEIEGDVYRKSKLTNLWNIPNASLHLEGGVEFKNGKKPEVLLKKILSFGTVEGDLIMDFHVGSGTAAAVAHKMGRQYIGIEQMDYVKTITIERLTKVVAGEPSGISKSVKWQGGGDFVYCELMPYNKVFMERIQSARSSEELLGIYHDMSKNSVLNWYVKPQKPEEAEEQFIAINDAEKQKQLLAELLNKNQLYVHLSEIEDETLRSVKWIKY